From a region of the Lentilactobacillus curieae genome:
- the yycF gene encoding response regulator YycF: protein MAKKILVVDDEKPIVDIEKFNLNKEGYDVYVAYDGEEALEQVNEVDPDLIILDLMLPKVDGLEVAREVRKTKDTPIIMVTAKDSELDKVLGLELGADDYVTKPFSNRELVARVKANLRRQTVPANTGDQDGETQDIEIGDLVIHPDAYSVSKRGESIELTHREFELLHYLAQHIGQVMTREHLLQTVWGYDYFGDVRTVDVTVRRLREKVEDNPSHPTWLVTRRGVGYYLRNPENEQA from the coding sequence ATGGCAAAAAAGATTTTAGTTGTCGATGATGAAAAGCCAATCGTCGATATTGAAAAGTTTAATTTAAATAAAGAAGGCTACGATGTATATGTAGCTTATGATGGTGAAGAGGCTCTAGAGCAAGTAAACGAAGTGGATCCAGATCTAATCATTCTTGACTTGATGTTGCCTAAGGTTGATGGTCTAGAGGTTGCTAGAGAAGTTCGAAAGACCAAAGATACTCCAATCATTATGGTAACTGCTAAGGACTCTGAATTAGATAAGGTCCTTGGTCTGGAATTAGGTGCGGATGATTACGTTACTAAACCATTCTCAAACCGTGAGTTAGTAGCTCGAGTAAAGGCTAATTTGCGTCGCCAAACTGTTCCAGCAAATACTGGTGATCAAGATGGCGAAACGCAAGATATCGAAATTGGAGACTTGGTAATTCATCCAGATGCTTACTCAGTCTCGAAACGCGGTGAAAGTATCGAGTTAACTCACCGTGAATTTGAATTGCTTCACTATTTGGCACAACATATTGGCCAAGTTATGACCCGTGAACATTTGCTTCAAACTGTTTGGGGCTATGACTACTTTGGTGATGTCAGAACGGTTGATGTAACTGTTCGTCGTCTTCGTGAAAAAGTTGAAGATAACCCAAGTCACCCAACTTGGTTAGTAACTCGCCGTGGGGTTGGTTACTACTTAAGAAATCCAGAAAATGAACAAGCCTAG
- a CDS encoding YycH family regulatory protein, whose translation MRFSKFLIPISLVIAVILSLALSVILWTNPANYRSKTSTTQNPQDEVLVKPKRSVFSPTQAVVNDKDGSQNILVNRSVNMISEIKHQMRNYQNAKLKTTVSQNQKKYYEMATRPNSILLNYASPVMISTVNAIVHNKFANLDDHQVTRILLPLDDSSRIFLLNDSNFTVYQVSVKKHSLKGLNNVLKIQSRRFPVSIRNLNGTPLMYVDQPVQMQPYKYLLDRQSADYFVSRLLNDENSANVTVKRRQNTAVYSDQRTKQLVFNSKSRIATYSNYSANNIPNNLKSVIDDSYRLLLKIGLPMDNLRFYGFEKSNNREASFRTFVEGFPIFRQNGFGEIAINTVNESVQKINFLLDTPQVPIPSKDGYTTLPPTATVLKRLKAHGYNLKRVKKVRLGYDWKQKQQRSMLINLTPDWFIQYNNKWYSYSTMLSK comes from the coding sequence ATGAGGTTTAGTAAATTTTTAATTCCAATTTCTCTGGTAATTGCGGTTATTTTGAGTTTAGCTTTATCAGTTATTTTGTGGACTAATCCAGCGAACTACCGTAGTAAAACGAGCACTACTCAAAATCCACAGGATGAAGTTTTGGTAAAGCCAAAACGGTCCGTTTTTTCACCAACTCAAGCAGTTGTTAACGATAAGGACGGTTCGCAAAATATACTGGTCAACCGTTCAGTTAACATGATTTCTGAAATTAAACACCAAATGAGAAACTATCAAAACGCAAAGTTGAAGACTACAGTTTCTCAAAATCAAAAGAAATATTATGAAATGGCTACCAGACCTAATTCAATTTTATTGAATTACGCTAGTCCAGTAATGATTTCAACGGTCAATGCTATAGTTCATAACAAGTTTGCAAACTTAGATGATCATCAAGTAACAAGAATTTTGCTACCACTGGATGATTCATCACGAATCTTCCTGCTAAATGACAGTAACTTTACTGTTTACCAAGTAAGTGTAAAAAAACACAGTCTTAAGGGACTCAATAATGTTCTCAAAATTCAGTCTCGTAGGTTTCCAGTTTCCATTAGAAATCTAAATGGAACTCCGCTAATGTATGTTGATCAACCGGTGCAAATGCAGCCATATAAGTACCTGTTAGACCGCCAATCTGCTGATTATTTTGTAAGTCGTTTGTTAAATGACGAAAATTCAGCAAACGTTACGGTTAAGAGACGGCAAAATACTGCCGTTTACTCTGATCAAAGAACGAAACAGTTAGTGTTTAATTCAAAAAGCAGAATTGCAACTTATTCTAATTACTCAGCAAACAACATTCCTAATAACCTTAAGTCAGTAATTGATGACTCTTATCGTTTGTTATTGAAGATTGGGTTGCCAATGGATAATTTGCGTTTCTATGGCTTTGAAAAGAGCAATAATCGAGAGGCCTCGTTTAGAACATTTGTCGAAGGGTTTCCGATTTTTCGGCAAAACGGGTTTGGAGAAATTGCAATCAACACTGTGAATGAAAGTGTTCAAAAGATTAATTTCTTGTTGGATACGCCGCAAGTTCCAATTCCAAGTAAGGACGGTTATACAACATTACCGCCAACAGCAACTGTTTTAAAACGGCTGAAGGCCCACGGATACAATCTTAAAAGGGTGAAGAAAGTCCGGTTGGGTTATGACTGGAAACAAAAGCAGCAACGATCAATGTTGATTAATTTAACTCCAGATTGGTTTATTCAATACAACAACAAGTGGTACAGTTACTCAACTATGTTAAGCAAATAG
- a CDS encoding two-component system regulatory protein YycI, which yields MNFKRIEIIFLVTFIAIDIFLFGMFRQNMNMQAENVSQGNTNSTITKEMKSDQIKFGDLSTSQSEAYYISGSQNDGLRSMMGQLANQTPHYVGHEIQSEFKQPVDVDPKNPSKTINALIKDSSFMIDGNDYKYSKDLSTDQTIVYVQKAVGQEIYSSEAQIKFFMNENNQIVNYTQTHLDDITTLREKSDTISEQRALIWLYQYNEIPNNTQVAWTKLGYTKLITVEPDRVFIPTWIIAIRPQNSPQVQLKRINAFTGGIIRETNAELKNGQTNGGIS from the coding sequence GTGAACTTTAAGCGAATTGAAATTATTTTTTTGGTTACCTTTATTGCGATTGATATCTTTTTGTTTGGGATGTTCAGGCAGAATATGAACATGCAGGCTGAAAATGTTTCTCAAGGAAATACCAATTCCACAATTACTAAAGAGATGAAGAGCGACCAAATTAAATTTGGTGATTTATCGACTTCGCAAAGTGAAGCATACTATATTTCAGGTTCGCAAAATGATGGTTTGCGTTCCATGATGGGACAATTAGCCAACCAGACTCCCCACTATGTTGGCCATGAGATTCAAAGTGAATTTAAACAACCTGTAGACGTGGATCCTAAGAATCCTAGTAAGACTATCAATGCCTTAATTAAGGACTCCTCCTTCATGATTGACGGGAATGATTATAAATACAGTAAGGATTTATCAACTGATCAGACAATTGTGTACGTTCAGAAGGCAGTTGGTCAGGAAATATATTCGAGTGAGGCTCAGATCAAATTTTTCATGAACGAAAATAACCAGATTGTAAATTATACGCAAACTCACCTGGATGATATTACGACCCTGCGTGAAAAATCTGATACAATATCTGAACAAAGGGCGTTAATCTGGTTATATCAATACAATGAAATTCCAAATAATACCCAAGTTGCCTGGACGAAATTGGGCTATACAAAGCTGATTACGGTTGAGCCAGATAGAGTATTTATTCCAACGTGGATTATTGCGATTCGACCACAAAATTCACCTCAGGTTCAGCTTAAACGGATCAATGCATTTACCGGGGGAATTATTCGAGAAACTAATGCGGAACTTAAAAATGGTCAAACCAATGGTGGGATTAGCTAA
- the rpsR gene encoding 30S ribosomal protein S18, translating into MAQQRRGGRHRRKVDFIAANHIEYIDYKDVDLLKRFVSERGKILPRRVTGTSAKNQRKLTIAIKRSRIMGLMPFVAED; encoded by the coding sequence ATGGCTCAACAAAGACGTGGCGGCCGTCACCGTCGTAAAGTTGATTTTATCGCAGCAAACCACATCGAGTACATTGATTACAAAGATGTTGATTTGTTGAAGCGTTTCGTCTCAGAACGTGGAAAGATTCTTCCACGTCGTGTGACTGGAACTAGTGCTAAAAACCAACGTAAATTAACAATTGCTATCAAACGTTCACGCATCATGGGATTAATGCCTTTCGTTGCTGAAGACTAA
- the rplI gene encoding 50S ribosomal protein L9, with amino-acid sequence MKVIFLQDVRGKGKRGQVKEVPDGYAQNFLIKQGKAKAATASAMSQLKGQQKAEEKKAEEVFEDAQKVKQTLESDDTVVELKAKAGADGRLFGSIPSKQIASALDKQFGVKLDKRKIELDEPIRVAGYTNVPVKLHPKVTAKIRVHVSEQ; translated from the coding sequence ATGAAAGTAATTTTTTTACAGGACGTTCGCGGAAAAGGTAAACGCGGCCAGGTCAAAGAGGTTCCGGATGGCTATGCTCAAAACTTTTTAATTAAACAAGGCAAGGCCAAAGCAGCAACAGCTTCAGCTATGAGCCAACTCAAAGGTCAACAAAAGGCTGAAGAGAAAAAGGCTGAGGAAGTATTTGAAGATGCCCAAAAGGTTAAGCAAACCCTCGAGAGCGATGATACAGTAGTTGAATTGAAAGCCAAGGCAGGTGCCGATGGTCGTTTGTTTGGTTCAATTCCTAGTAAGCAAATTGCTTCAGCTCTTGATAAGCAATTTGGAGTTAAACTTGATAAACGAAAGATTGAGTTAGACGAACCAATTCGGGTTGCTGGTTACACAAATGTTCCAGTTAAGCTCCACCCAAAGGTAACTGCAAAAATTAGAGTTCATGTTTCTGAACAATAA
- the walK gene encoding cell wall metabolism sensor histidine kinase WalK, translating to MNEKIKFYQSIKFKIALVFALVLLLTLEIVGAVFVKQLEHQNLSTFKNQVQLQTYVSKSLTTQLSRSNTRLANRQIKTILNDSENTSSAQIQVIDSKGTIRGTNQINNQTIVGQKTTDNSVKNALYSGKPIEKNTFDSASDARYYTRITPLMKSSGNNRQVVGAVFVKANLDTVYQQINSITVIYLFAASIAIILGLLISIVISRAITKPIEEMKQQTLRIARGDYSGQVHVYGNDELGQLASAVNNLSVRVEESHESTESERRRLDSVLANMTDGVLATDRRGNVIIINETAASFLDLKEGDAMGRSILDVLDIQKDYNLRDLLEQPDEVILDLSNDEQDLILHAHFSLIQRESGFISGLVCVLRDITEQQRIDQDRKQFVSNVSHELRTPLTSVRSYIEALSDGAWQDEKLAPKFLKVTQDETDRMIRMINDLLTLSRMESGTQKMETEMVNINELFNYVLNRFDMIIKKDDHPEKTYSIKRYFTKRDLWVELDTDRFTQVLDNIMNNAIKYSPDGGIVTCRLYETRNKVIMSISDQGLGIPRKDLPHIFDRFYRVDKARSRKQGGTGLGLAISKEVVEALGGQLWAESIEGKGSTFYIALPYEPLAEEDLWDEV from the coding sequence TTGAACGAGAAAATCAAATTTTATCAATCAATTAAATTCAAAATTGCGCTAGTTTTCGCCCTAGTTCTACTATTGACCCTCGAAATTGTGGGGGCCGTTTTTGTTAAACAATTGGAACACCAAAACCTGTCTACATTCAAAAATCAGGTTCAACTGCAAACTTACGTGAGCAAATCACTAACGACGCAGTTATCGCGTTCCAATACTAGGTTGGCAAATCGGCAAATCAAAACGATTCTAAATGATTCAGAAAATACCAGTTCTGCACAAATTCAGGTTATTGATAGTAAGGGAACTATCAGGGGAACTAATCAAATCAATAATCAAACCATTGTTGGCCAAAAGACTACCGACAATTCAGTTAAGAACGCACTATATTCTGGAAAACCAATTGAAAAGAATACTTTTGATTCTGCAAGCGATGCTCGATATTACACTAGAATCACTCCTTTGATGAAGAGTTCCGGGAATAACCGGCAGGTCGTAGGGGCAGTTTTCGTAAAGGCTAACCTTGATACTGTCTATCAACAGATCAATAGCATTACGGTAATCTACCTGTTTGCGGCATCAATTGCCATAATCCTGGGACTATTGATTTCAATCGTGATTTCTAGGGCGATAACTAAACCAATTGAAGAAATGAAACAGCAAACCCTAAGAATTGCTCGTGGGGACTATTCTGGACAGGTTCACGTTTATGGAAACGATGAGCTTGGTCAGTTAGCCAGTGCAGTTAATAACCTGTCTGTCAGAGTTGAAGAATCACATGAATCAACGGAGTCGGAACGTCGGCGACTTGATTCAGTGTTGGCCAACATGACTGACGGGGTTTTGGCGACCGATCGTCGTGGTAATGTAATTATTATCAATGAAACAGCCGCTAGCTTCCTTGATTTAAAGGAAGGGGATGCTATGGGACGCTCCATTTTGGACGTTTTAGACATTCAAAAGGATTACAACTTGCGCGATTTACTTGAGCAACCTGATGAAGTGATTTTAGATCTCTCAAATGATGAGCAGGATTTAATTTTGCATGCTCATTTCTCTTTGATTCAAAGAGAATCAGGGTTTATTAGTGGTCTTGTCTGTGTTCTTCGTGATATTACTGAACAGCAACGAATTGACCAGGATCGTAAGCAATTTGTTTCTAATGTTTCCCATGAGTTGAGAACTCCACTAACCAGTGTGCGTTCGTATATTGAAGCTTTATCTGATGGTGCTTGGCAGGATGAGAAGCTGGCACCTAAGTTCTTGAAAGTTACGCAGGATGAAACTGACCGAATGATTCGGATGATCAATGACTTGCTAACACTTTCAAGAATGGAATCGGGAACCCAAAAAATGGAAACCGAAATGGTTAATATCAACGAACTGTTCAATTATGTGTTGAATCGATTTGATATGATCATTAAAAAGGACGATCATCCAGAGAAGACCTATTCGATTAAGCGGTACTTTACAAAACGTGATCTGTGGGTTGAACTGGACACCGATAGGTTTACTCAGGTACTTGATAACATTATGAATAACGCAATCAAGTATTCTCCAGATGGTGGAATTGTAACTTGTCGTCTGTATGAGACTAGAAACAAGGTCATTATGAGTATCAGTGACCAAGGTTTAGGGATTCCACGTAAGGATCTACCACACATTTTTGATCGTTTTTACCGTGTTGATAAGGCTCGGTCCAGAAAACAAGGTGGGACTGGTCTTGGGCTAGCTATTTCTAAAGAAGTGGTTGAAGCCTTGGGTGGTCAACTTTGGGCTGAAAGTATTGAAGGTAAGGGATCTACATTTTACATTGCATTACCTTACGAACCATTAGCAGAGGAGGATCTATGGGATGAGGTTTAG
- a CDS encoding DHH family phosphoesterase codes for MNNNNSKNGGQLPPFIHNTRLRRIMIFISITVIYGVVVSFLYSTIAASILIAISVVGLIYTIVMMNEISSDTNKYIADLSYRIHRGEQEALLEMPIGVLVLGDNKKIEWANPFLLNYFQSDSILQKRLGELDPELEKLILKFEDSKEFHTVTWHDNKFSMLVQREYNTVYFLDITKYAQLEERYDNEQITVGQIFLDNYDEVTQSMTDQDISNLSNYVTNELASWSQKYGMYLKQIDDDHFFLLAYVKSLTDVESDKFNILDVVRESTSKQNFPLTLSIGIAYGDEDLNSLADQAQSNLDLALGRGGDQVVVKSLEGTARFYGGKTNPMEKRTRVRARMISQALNELMNDSDQIFVQGHTRPDMDSLGACLGIRRIAQMNGKKCWIVLDKERVHSDIQRLLQETKSYPEISDSIITPSEAQSKATDNSLLIMVDHSKPSISISEDVYQSMSKKVVIIDHHRRGEEFPENPMLVYIEPYASSTCELITEMFEYQSHEEEPINKVEATAMLTGIFVDTQSFSMRTGTRTFDAASYLRSTGADSNDMQQLMKENVDNYLERNHLISLVEFFHDDMALITGEEDKNYDSVTAAQACDSLLTMSGVDASFIITKRSDGKIGVSARSTGNINVQIIMERMGGGGHLSSGATQLEDKTVAEVKEMLLETIDHIDDNE; via the coding sequence ATGAACAATAATAATTCGAAAAATGGTGGGCAACTACCTCCATTTATTCATAACACTAGATTAAGACGAATAATGATTTTTATTTCTATCACTGTGATCTATGGGGTCGTAGTGTCCTTTTTATATAGCACGATTGCGGCTTCAATTTTAATCGCAATTAGTGTGGTTGGACTAATCTACACCATAGTGATGATGAACGAAATCAGTTCTGATACCAACAAATACATTGCTGATCTTTCTTATCGAATTCATCGTGGTGAGCAAGAAGCACTGTTAGAGATGCCAATTGGTGTGTTAGTACTTGGTGATAATAAGAAAATTGAGTGGGCAAATCCATTCTTACTTAATTATTTCCAGAGTGACAGCATTCTCCAAAAGCGACTGGGTGAACTTGATCCTGAATTAGAGAAACTGATCCTTAAGTTTGAAGATTCCAAGGAGTTTCATACAGTTACTTGGCATGATAATAAGTTTTCAATGTTGGTTCAGCGAGAATATAACACGGTGTACTTCTTAGATATCACAAAGTATGCCCAATTAGAGGAACGTTACGACAACGAACAAATCACAGTTGGGCAAATTTTCTTGGATAACTATGATGAAGTTACCCAGTCAATGACCGATCAAGATATTTCTAACTTGAGTAATTATGTTACCAATGAACTAGCCTCTTGGTCACAAAAATATGGTATGTATTTGAAGCAAATCGATGATGACCACTTCTTCTTGCTGGCATATGTTAAATCATTGACAGACGTAGAGTCCGATAAATTCAATATTTTGGACGTGGTTCGAGAAAGTACATCTAAACAAAACTTCCCACTCACATTGAGTATCGGAATTGCTTATGGTGACGAAGACTTGAATAGTTTAGCTGACCAGGCTCAAAGTAATTTAGACTTAGCACTTGGACGTGGTGGTGATCAAGTCGTAGTTAAAAGTCTTGAAGGCACCGCTCGTTTCTATGGTGGTAAAACCAACCCAATGGAGAAACGTACCAGAGTTAGAGCACGGATGATCTCACAAGCTCTTAACGAGTTAATGAATGATTCTGACCAGATTTTTGTTCAGGGTCATACTCGTCCAGATATGGATTCTCTAGGGGCTTGTTTGGGAATTAGAAGAATTGCTCAAATGAATGGCAAAAAGTGTTGGATAGTCCTTGATAAGGAACGGGTTCACTCAGATATTCAAAGATTACTTCAAGAAACTAAGAGTTATCCAGAAATTAGCGATTCAATTATCACACCTTCTGAAGCTCAATCTAAGGCTACTGACAACAGTCTGTTAATCATGGTGGATCATTCAAAACCATCAATCAGTATTTCAGAGGATGTTTATCAATCAATGTCTAAAAAGGTGGTTATTATTGATCACCATAGACGTGGTGAAGAATTCCCTGAAAATCCAATGCTGGTTTATATTGAACCCTATGCATCGTCAACGTGTGAACTGATTACTGAAATGTTTGAGTACCAATCACATGAAGAAGAACCGATTAATAAGGTTGAAGCAACGGCAATGCTAACGGGAATCTTTGTTGATACCCAGAGTTTCTCAATGAGAACTGGGACAAGAACTTTTGATGCTGCTAGTTACTTGCGATCAACTGGTGCGGATTCTAATGATATGCAGCAATTAATGAAGGAAAATGTTGATAATTATCTTGAGAGAAACCACCTAATTTCGTTGGTTGAATTTTTCCACGATGATATGGCACTGATTACTGGTGAAGAGGATAAAAACTACGACTCAGTAACCGCTGCGCAAGCCTGTGACTCGTTATTAACAATGTCTGGGGTAGATGCTTCATTTATTATTACAAAGCGGTCAGACGGTAAAATTGGGGTATCTGCAAGAAGTACTGGAAACATCAACGTTCAAATTATTATGGAAAGAATGGGCGGTGGTGGTCACTTATCCAGTGGAGCTACCCAACTTGAAGATAAGACAGTTGCTGAAGTAAAAGAAATGCTCCTTGAAACCATTGACCATATCGATGATAATGAATAA
- the rpsF gene encoding 30S ribosomal protein S6 — protein sequence MEEKKYEITYIIRPDIEDAAKTTLVERFDKVLADNGAKVIDSKDWSKRKFAYEIGGYNEGTYHIVNLTTDSDAALNEFDRLAKINDDILRHMTVVREG from the coding sequence ATGGAAGAAAAGAAATACGAAATTACGTACATTATCCGTCCTGATATTGAAGACGCTGCTAAGACTACTTTAGTAGAAAGATTCGACAAGGTCTTGGCCGATAACGGTGCCAAGGTCATCGATTCAAAAGACTGGTCAAAGCGTAAATTTGCATACGAAATTGGTGGTTACAATGAAGGTACTTACCACATTGTTAACTTAACTACTGATTCAGATGCAGCATTGAACGAATTTGACCGTCTTGCAAAGATCAATGACGATATTTTACGTCATATGACCGTTGTACGCGAAGGTTAA
- the dnaB gene encoding replicative DNA helicase produces MNNEAINELPPQNIDAEKAVLGAIFLSTDALIEAMEYLDPGDFYKRAHQIIFQVMVDLNDKDQAIDVVTVSDMLTDQNNLEDVGGMAYIAELAGSVPTAANVVYYAKIVKDKAVLRRLIQTATNIVTNSYATEDDVETVLDNAERDIMNVAENRNQSGFKPIKDVLNSAFSEIDRLSQEGDEITGLSTGYPELDKITTGLHDDELVILAARPAVGKTAFALNVAQNVGTKTDKAVAIFSLEMSAESLVNRMLCAEGSIDANHLRTGQLTEEEWQNLVVAMGSLSRANIYIDDTPGIKMSEIRAKCRRLEKETGNMGLIVIDYLQLIEGGNKENRQQEVSDISRQLKKLAKELHVPVISLSQLSRGVEQRQDKRPVLSDIRESGSIEQDADIVAFLYRDDYYEREDGEDDDAGGQEEDDTGDVGEVEVIIEKNRSGPRGTIKLLFVKSYNKFSSISYAPEG; encoded by the coding sequence ATGAACAATGAAGCTATAAATGAGCTGCCACCCCAAAATATTGATGCGGAAAAGGCTGTTTTAGGAGCCATCTTTTTAAGTACCGACGCTTTGATTGAAGCGATGGAATACTTAGATCCGGGTGACTTTTATAAACGGGCACACCAAATCATATTCCAAGTGATGGTGGACTTAAATGATAAGGATCAGGCAATCGATGTTGTTACAGTGTCGGATATGTTGACTGATCAAAATAACCTCGAAGACGTTGGCGGAATGGCATATATCGCAGAACTTGCTGGATCAGTGCCTACAGCTGCCAATGTGGTTTACTACGCCAAAATTGTTAAGGATAAGGCCGTTTTAAGGCGTTTAATCCAGACGGCTACTAATATTGTTACAAATAGTTATGCGACTGAGGACGACGTTGAAACGGTCTTAGACAATGCCGAACGTGACATTATGAATGTTGCCGAAAATCGAAATCAGTCGGGTTTTAAGCCAATTAAAGATGTTTTAAATTCAGCGTTTAGTGAAATCGACCGTCTCTCTCAAGAGGGGGATGAGATTACAGGGCTATCAACTGGTTATCCCGAGTTGGATAAAATCACTACTGGGTTACATGATGATGAGTTGGTAATCTTGGCAGCTAGGCCTGCCGTTGGTAAGACTGCGTTTGCACTTAACGTGGCGCAAAACGTTGGAACCAAAACGGATAAAGCGGTTGCCATTTTCAGTTTGGAAATGAGTGCTGAGTCTTTGGTAAACCGGATGCTGTGTGCTGAAGGTAGCATTGATGCCAATCATTTACGAACTGGTCAACTGACTGAAGAAGAGTGGCAAAACTTGGTTGTAGCGATGGGAAGTCTTTCTAGAGCTAACATTTACATTGACGATACTCCTGGTATTAAGATGTCCGAAATTCGGGCTAAATGTCGGCGGCTTGAAAAAGAAACTGGCAACATGGGGTTAATTGTGATTGATTACCTTCAGTTGATTGAAGGCGGAAATAAGGAAAACCGGCAACAAGAAGTTTCTGATATTTCTCGGCAGTTGAAGAAGCTTGCTAAGGAGCTACACGTTCCCGTGATATCCCTTTCTCAGTTATCTCGTGGTGTGGAACAACGCCAAGATAAGCGACCAGTATTGTCTGATATTCGTGAGTCTGGATCAATTGAGCAGGATGCTGATATCGTAGCCTTTCTATATCGTGATGACTACTATGAACGTGAGGATGGCGAAGATGATGACGCAGGAGGCCAAGAAGAGGACGATACGGGCGATGTAGGTGAAGTTGAGGTAATTATCGAGAAGAACCGTTCAGGTCCTCGAGGAACGATTAAATTGCTGTTTGTTAAGTCATATAATAAGTTCTCCTCAATTTCCTACGCACCAGAAGGATAA
- the ssb gene encoding single-stranded DNA-binding protein: MLNRAMLTGRLTRDVDLRYTQSGTAVGTFTLAVDRRFTNQQGEREADFINCVIWRKSAENFANFVHKGSLVGIDGRIQTRNYENQQGQRVYVTEVVVENFALLEPRSNRDNNNQSAPQGGNAPQQDNGNPFGGGSSNNSNSSAPADPFANSGDSIDISDDDLPF, encoded by the coding sequence ATGCTAAACAGAGCAATGTTAACGGGACGCCTAACCCGCGATGTTGATTTACGATACACACAAAGCGGAACAGCTGTTGGTACTTTTACACTGGCAGTTGATCGTCGCTTTACTAATCAACAAGGTGAACGTGAGGCAGATTTCATTAACTGCGTTATCTGGCGTAAATCCGCTGAAAATTTTGCCAACTTCGTTCATAAAGGATCTTTGGTTGGAATTGATGGTCGGATTCAGACTAGAAATTATGAAAATCAACAAGGTCAACGAGTTTATGTAACTGAAGTTGTGGTTGAAAACTTTGCACTATTAGAACCACGATCAAATCGTGATAACAATAATCAAAGTGCACCACAAGGTGGCAATGCTCCTCAACAAGATAACGGAAATCCATTCGGTGGAGGTTCTTCTAATAACAGCAATAGTTCTGCACCTGCAGATCCATTTGCTAATTCAGGAGACTCAATCGATATTTCCGATGACGATTTACCATTCTAG